From Thermococcus barophilus MP:
AGGCTATTATTATGCAGTACATTGCAATTTTAGGATCAGTTATCCACCTGCTCTTCAAAAATTCCAAGTGCAGCTTTCCAAAAATAGTATTTAACACACCGCTTGAGGGATCATACATCCATGCCCACAGAGTTGCGGTAACTACAAATGACAGGGCAAACGGTAGGGCGTAAATTGTTCTGAATCCGCTCTCAAATCTGATTCTTCTGTCAAGCATGATCGCAAGGAGAAGGCCCATTAAAATCGAACCTGGCACAAAAAGAATCAGCAACAGAATGTTATTTTTCAGGGAAGTCCAGAAAACAGGGTCGTGAAAGAGCTGCTTATATTGAAGCAAGCCCACAAACCTATAAGACGGCAACAAACCTCTCCAATCAGTAAAAGAGATATAGATATTCCACAAGACAGCGACATACACAAAAATCCCCACAAGTATCAATGCCGGAGACAAAAATAAAAGGATGTAGGGAAGATCAGGGGATTTCCTCATTAAGTCCCCTCCATTCAGCTGAGCTTCCACTCCTTTATCTTGTTTGGAAGGAGGTCTTTCTTCATGGCATTGATTATTTCCGTCATTGCCTTGTTCACATCTTTGCTCGTTGCAAGTTCAGAGATTATGTCATTGAGATCAGCCGCAAATGCCTCTGGAACTGCACTTCCGTGAGCAATGCTCGGGATCATCTTTGTCTCCGGTGACTTAAGTTCCTTCATGAAAGCTTTCTGTATTGGGTCATACGGATCAGCGGGAGCGTCCATTCTTGGTGGTATCGACCCTTTTATTGGGTTGAACGTGTTCTGGGCTTCAACTGTTCCTATAAAGCTGAGCCACTTCTTAGCAGCGTCTGGATGGGCAGCCTTAGCTGGAAGGACGAATGTATCTATAACAAGGTCATAGACTCCAGCTGGTATTGGAATTGCCCCATAATCAACATCGGGCTTCCAGCCTTTTGCTTTGAAGTAACCGTTTGCCCAATCACCCATCAGAGTCATGGCAGCCTCTCCTTTGTAAACCATTGCACATGCCTCATCCCAAGTCTTTGCTGCATGGTCTGGATTTGAATATTCAATGTATTTCACAAAGTACTCAAGAACCTTCTTGAGAGTTGGATCGTTGTCGCTTATCTCGCCGTTTATGAACTTCTGGTAGTAATCAATTCCTCCCACTGCAACAAGCATGACTTCAAAGACCTGAGTCGCTGGCCACTTGTTTCTGTCACCGAGTGCAAATGGTGTGACACCGTTCTTTTTGAGCTTCTCAGCAACGGCAAAGAGATCGTCAATGGTCTTTATGCTCGCAGGATCAATTCCATATTTCTCAAATATCTTTTTGTTGTACCAGATGACATTGGCCCTGTGAACGTTGATAGGAACAGCATAATAGTGGTTGTTGAAGATCACCATCTGCTCAATGACATCTGGATAGTTCTTCTTCATGTCATCTGTCCAAATGTCATCAATTGGAGAAAGCTGGTTAGCTTTAATGTATCTCGCCATTTCGTAACCTGCATGAACCTGGAATGTGTCAGGGGGCTTTCCAGCAAGCATTAAAGACTGGAGGATCATCTTCATGTTAACTCCAGCCCCACCGCTCACAGGATTTGCTTTTATTTCGATGTTTGGATATTTTTCTTGGAACTTTTTAGCAAGAGCGTCAAAAGCCTCTTTCTCACCACCAGCAGTCCACCAGTGGTAAATTTCAAGAACTTCTTTTTGTGCCTGAGTTGCAGTGGGGGTTGTCTCCTTTTGAGAGATACACCCAGAAACTACTGCGGTTGCTAAAATTCCGATTATCAGATATACAAATAGCTGCCTTCTTTTGGACATAGAGAACCCCCCGTAGAGGGATTTCATGGGATTTTACGAAACTCAGCTTTAAATATTTATCGGTGATAGATTAAAGAGCTTTTAGTGTAAAAATCCGAGCTTTTGTGTTTTTGATTTTATTTCAATATGTGTCACTTAGGTTCCTTATTATACGTGAACCAATATTTGGAAGTTTACAAATGGTACAGTTTCTATTTAGTCAAAGTACTTACCACATCGTACTTAATAGCTCACCACCATAGAACAGCCACAGCAGAATTGCGGTGCTCATTGGAACTGTGAACTCATCCCAAGCTGAGTAGATGGGCAAGCTCTCCATGAATGTAGCAACTGAGGCAACGAATGCCAATAATCCAAGCCCATAAGAAGCCCCAACCACTTTGTGGGCAGTTATCAATGCAAAGATTGAGACAACGAACATCGTTAAGCTACCGATTACTGTTTTATTCTTGTTCCATGGAATTCTAACTCCACCAACTGCCTGCCCAACAATGGCGTTGAAGCAGTCGCCAAATGTAGAAACCCAAAGAGCTGCCAAAGCTATAAGTTTCGGAAAGACGGTGCATATCATTCCCATAGTCACCCAGAAGAGAAAGCTCCCCATGTAGTGATTCCCTTCGAGCTCATCCTTCCTGGCCATCTGTCTGTAGCTAATCTCAGCAATTGGAACCTTAATTTTCCAGCCCTTTCTCAGCTTGAGATGCTGCAGGGTGTAGATGAATGCTAAGAACCATACAACAAAAAGGGTGATATACTTTGGTGTGAAGAGTATTATTGGCGCTCCCAAGATGCCGGGGGAAATATGCCAAAGCTTTCTAACTAATTCACGCCTGCCAATTCTGCTTTCAATTTTACTGAAGACTTTTGATTTAAATTTCAGCGGCATAAATCTCGCTTCCATATAAATATTTAGGAAAAAGGCAATATTTAAAGTTTTCTTCAAATGTTAATAAAAGCTTCGACAATTGTCAATCTTTCCAAGTTTTTCTCTCCTTATTTACTGGAGCAATGACATTCTCATAAAACTCCCTAAGCTTTCTCGTATGCTCTTCAACCCATTCTCCGCTAACCTTCCTTCTTGCAACCCCCTCCTTCATAGCCTGCTCTGCCACAGCCCTCGCTTCTCTCGGATAGACTTCTGGGTTTAAAGGAGATGGAATTATGTATTCCTCAGTGAGTTCCTCATCGCCTACAACACTTGCTATTGCCTTTGCCGCCTCAATTATCATAGTATCAGTTATTGTCTTTGCCCTAACATCCAAAGCTCCTCTAAAAATTCCTGGAAAGCCGAGGACGTTGTTAATCTGGTTGGGATAGTCACTCCTCCCAGTTGCAACTATTTTAGCCCCAGCTTTTTTAGCTTCATCAGGGAGTATTTCAGGAACCGGATTAGCCAATGGGAACACAATAGCATCATCGTTCATTTTTGCAATCCATTCGGGCTTTATAACTCCTGGACCAGGCTTTGTGAAGGAAATCAGAACATCAGCTCCATTTACAGCCTCTTCTGGACCACCTGTGATTTCTTCAGCATTTGTTTTGCTCAAAAGCCAGCCCCTGTAAGGGAACAATTTTTCCAAATCCATGTCGCTTGTTAAGACAGTCGGCTTGCCATTAACGAGCTCAACAACCCTGACATTCCCCGGTTTTACTCCAGCTTTTGTTAGAATCCTCAAAGTTGCAAAACCTGCAGCGCCGGCACCAAATAAAGCTATCGTAGTTTCGTCAAGCTTTTTCCCAACAACCTTCAGAGCATTCAAAAGTCCAGCTAAGACAACAGCCGCTGTTCCCTGCTGGTCGTCGTGAAAGACTGGAATGTCAAGCTCTTTCCTAAGCCGTTCAAGAATGTAAAAGCACTTCGGTGAAGCTATATCCTCAAGGTTTATGCCTCCAAAAGTCGGTGCTATTGCTTTGACAATTTCGATGAACTTGTCTGGATCCTGCTCGTCAATCATTATTGGAAACGCATCAACGCCACCAAAGTGTTTGAAGAGAAGAGCCTTACCTTCCATGACAGGTAAGCCCGCTAAGGCCCCAATGTTACCTAAACCTAAAATCCTGCTCCCATCACTCACTACTGCCACAAGGTTGCCTTTGCTTGTGTATTCATAAACATCATCTGGATTTTTAGCTATCTCTTTGCAGGGCTCAGCAACCCCAGGTGTATAGGCTAAGCTCAAATCATGCTTATCTTTGAGAGAAACCTTTGGAATAACCTCAATTTTACCATTTCCAGGGAAATTGCCTCTATGGAAAGATAGGGCTTTTTCTTTAAGCTTTTTTCTTTGCTCATTATCAGCCATGTTAATCCCCCACATGTAACACTATATCTTTTAGGTCTTTATCTTTTAGGTCTTCAACGCTATCATCCTAATATGAGTGCAGAGTCTATTTGCAAGTTGGCGTGATGGTTCACAAAATGTATCATCATATCGGCAATTGTCCATACGTTTAGTTCCGATCAACGTAAAGATTAAATACAAAATTGGTTATTCTTTAAAGGTGGTGCTATGCCAAAGGATCAGCTCTACGAAATCTTTGGGGAGGTTATATCCTCAAAGCACTTCTTGAAGGCATTCATAATAACCGTGGCAGCTACATTCATTATGTACTTTGCCGCTCCAGCTATAGTAAAGGCACTTGGCAAAGAAGACCTCTTGAAGGCTTTGAGAGTAACTTTAAGCGCTTTGGGAGCTTTTGTAGGTTTCATAATTTCAAGCATACTAATTGAACCAAAACGGATAGTGGAGGAGGAGTAAAATGGATGTTGGGGTACTGCTTGTTCAAGCCACATTCCTGACAATTCTCTCAGTTCTCATGTACATCATAATTGGAATGATCCCCGGAACTGACGAAACTGCAACCATAGCCCCAATAACACTGGCCCTTCTTGCGGCAGGTTTCGATCCACTATTGGTTTTAGCCTGGTTCATGGGGACGATAGTTGCATTCAAAGCTGCAGATGCAGTTCCCACAGCCTTGGCAGCAATTCCCGGCGGAGTTATGGCAGTTCCCCAGGTTCCGGATGCATTGGTTGCAAGAAAATACGGTTATTCTGAGATAATTTTGAGAAAGGGCATAACGGCAAGCGTAATTGGAACAGTTGTCGCTATAGTAATTGCTCTACCCCTATCATTCTACTTAACACCGCTGGGAGACCTGCTCAAAACACAGATGGGGCCATTAAACTGGCCCGGATGGGTTTACATAATAGTTGCTGGAATAATTGTACTTGCTGTGATGTCAAAGGCAAAAATCTTGGCACTGCTTGCAATCTTCCCGTTCGCAATGCTCGTCCAGGGAATCAGAGCGGTTTATGGAAAGCCGGTCTTCATAAGCATATTTTTGGCAATCACAATTGGTCCAATCTTATATGAGCTTCTCACGCTGATCTCTCCAAACAACCACCATTTAAAGCGCGATAGCTATGCAAGAATAAAGCTTGTAAAAACCGGCAAAATAACCCTAAATCCGCTCCACCACCTGGACAGGCTTGAGGTTACACTGTCCTCAATCTTCGCCGGAATAAGCAGCATCCTCTCAGCCTTTATGAGCCCCGTTGGATTGACAATCCTCTTTGGAGACCTCATAAAGGAGGCGGAAAAAGATGAGCTTAAAGGCTCTTTAAGGGCATATGCGGTTAGAGATGCAATAAAGAACGCCACTTACATAGGGGGAACGCTCATTCCGCTGATAGCAATTGGCGTTCCAACAGGCCCAATGTCCGCTGGCCCAGCGGCGCCGTTCTTTGCAAAGCTCGATGCCTTCAATGGACTCAGTCCAAGGGATATACTTTTGCAGAGATACTCCACACCGACAATAATGCTGGTGATAGCCTATGTCACGCTGCTGGCGGCACTGCTGACCTATGTAATCCTGATAAAATATTCAAAGCCATTAACTCGCTTTGTATTCAAAAAGATACCAGCAGAGGCGTTGTACAGCACGTTTTTAGCCATAGTCCTGGTTCTCTCATACATGGAAGCCGGAATTGCCGGAATCTTTGGTTCAATTCTTGTGGGACTAATTTCAGCGACCTTTGCAAGGAACGGCGTTTCAATAGGTGTTCTGTTTATGGTTTTAGTTGCAGCCCCATATTTGGTGGGCTTGCTTTGATTATCCTTTTACCTTCAATTTTTCCACTCCCACCATTTCAGCTATCTGATTGAGCTCTTCCAGAACTTTCTTGTAAATTGGAATGCCGATCTTTAATCTTGTTTGCATCGTGAGAAAGCCCTTTTCGCCATGAATCCAGATCCTCTCAAAATCCTTATGCCTCTTCGAACTTTTCAACTCTTCAATCATCCTGCTCATCTTCTCCTTAAACTCCTCAAGCGGAACAAAAGCTTCAATATTAATCGCCATGAAGAAGTGGTCAACCTCACTGTGCCTTTCACTCGTATTCTTCACATGCCTACTCCAAGTTCCTCCACTCAGAATCCCAGCCAAAATGTCAACCATCACGCTGAGCCCATAACCCTTATGCCCACCAAAAAGCTCTCCAAAGCCCCCCAAAGGCAGCAAAGCACCGCCATTGAAAACCTTCTCCACATCCGTGGTTATATTACCCTCACTATCAATCGCCCAGCCTTCTGGGATTGGCTTTCCCTTTCTGCGGTAAACCTCAAGCTTCCCAATTGGAACCACACTCGTAGCCATATCAAGCAAAAACGGCTTATCCTTGGTTGGAGCAGCCAAAGCAATTGGATTCGTCCCCAAAAACCTCTCCACACCACCAGTTGGAGCAACCAACGGACGAGAATTCGTCATGCTGATTCCAATCATCCCCTCCACAGCAGCCATCAAAGCATAATATCCAGCAATACCATAGTGGTTACTGTTTCTAACTACAACAACACCAATTCCACTCTTTTTGGCTTTTTCAATCGCCAGCTTCATCGCCTTATAACCAACAACTTGACCTAACCCCTCATCACCATCAATCAACGCGTAGGAAGCTCCTTCCCTGACAATTCTAATGTTTGGCTTCAAATTTATTCCTCCGCTGAGAATTCCATCAACGTATCTCTTTAAACGCTGGACTCCATGACTCTCAATCCCCCTCAAATCAGCCATGATCAAATTGTCAGCAACTATTTCTGCATCTTCTTTAGGAACTCCAAGCTTCATGAGAACCTTCACGACAAATGAGAAGAGCTCATCCCTGGAAACCCTAACATAATTTTCATCAATGTAACCCTTTTCAAACATAGCACCACCGAAAAATTTTGGGCTTTGCAGGTTAAACGCTTTGTGCTAATCAAAGTTTATAAAAGAGCAAAACTAAGTTTTGAGCATGAGGACAAAGCTCATCCTGATGATCCCCATAACATTCCTAATCCTTTTCTTCTATCTCCCTCTCATCAGCATAATCCATGAAGGGCTCTGGGACAATGGATTTACGCTCAAATACCTCAAAGCTGTTCTCTCCAACAGCTATCACCGGGGAATAATCCTTTTTACCATTAAGCAGGCTTTAGCCTCAACCCTGCTCACTTTGGCTTTAGGTCTGCCTGGAGCCTACATCTTTGCAAAATATGACTTTCCAGGAAAGAGCTTTGTGAAGGCAATTCTCACTGTCCCATTCGTGATGCCAAGCATAATGGTCGCCCTTGGTTTCATCCTACTCTTTGGAAAGCAGGGCTTCTTTACACAGCTCATTGGACGGGATTTGGGAATCCTCTACTCCTGGAAAGCCATTTTAATAGCTCACGCTTTTTACAACTTTCCCATTGTAGTTCGAATGGTCTCCTCTCTTTGGCAGCGCATAAACCCCCACTATGAGGAAGTTGCAATGAGCCTTGGAGCTAAGGGGTTCACGCTTTTTAGAAAAGTTACTTTGCCAATGCTTTTGCCCGGAATCTTTGCGTCATCCATGCTCACGTTCATCTTCTGCTTCCTTAGCTTTTCAATTCCCCTTATTTTAGGAGGCTACAAGTACGCCACAATTGAAGTCGATATCTTCACTTCAATCATGACCCTGCTGGATTTCAAAGTTGGCTCTGCTTTAGCTATAATCCAAATCACCCTAAGCTTTGCATTCATGTACATCTACATCAAAAGCCTCGACATGTATGCGAAAGCTGAGGAGCAGAGAATTTTTAGACAACCTCAAAAGCTGACGTTGAAGGAGCTGGCGAGCTTAAAAGGTTTATTGATTGGAATTTACTCCCTGGTTGTATTCATATTCATAATCTCACCCCTCTTGGCAGTTCTTTATGACTCCCTGATTTTCCAGGGAAAATTCAGTCTTGAATGGTATAGGAGGGTATTCAGTGCAAAATACAACCCAATCTTTGGAGCTAACACTTTAATTGCAATCAAGAACTCACTCCTCTTTGGATTTTCAGCTGTTTTGCTATCAACAACAATCGCTTTAATTATAGCATATGCCTTACATAGATGGCAGTTTAAAGGCAAAAACATCTTTGAGGCTCTGGTAATGCTACCCCTTGGTTCCTCGGCAATAACCCTTGGTTTGGGATACATAAGAACCTTTCACAAGCCGCCGCTTGAGCTTCTTGGCACTTGGTACATCATCGTCTTTGCACACACAATCATAGCCTATCCCTTCGTTTTAAGAGCAGTCTCAGCCGTATTAAGAAAAATAAAGCCAAACCTAAAAGAGGCAGCATTGAGCTTAGGAGCAAAAGAATGGCAGGCTTTTCTTAAGGTTGAACTGCCTCTATCTTTGGGAGGAATAATCGTTGGAGCCATCTTTGCCTTTGCAATAAGCATAGCGGAGCTTGGTGCCACTTACATGCTTTATCAACCCGAATACACGACGATAACCATAGCAGTCTATAGATTTTTGAGTGCAAGACAGTGGGGAAGTGCCTCAGCTTTATCCGTCATTTTGATGATTGTCTCAGCAGTGAGCTTTATGATAATTGAGAGGATTGGTGAGGAGATATGGTGAGCGTTGAGCTTAGAGGAATCCTCAAGATACTTGGGGATTTCAGGCTTGAAATAGAAAGGTTAAAAGCTAAGGAAGGAGAGTTTCTGACGCTTCTCGGTCCTTCTGGATGCGGAAAGACAACAACCCTTAGGATAATAGCCGGTTTTGAAAAGCCAGACAGAGGGGAGGTCCTATTCAACGGCAGAATCATGAATGAAATTCCACCATATGAGCGGAACATCGGAATAGTTTTCCAAGACTATGCCCTCTTCCCACACATGACTGTTTTTAAGAACATTGCTTTTGGTTTAGAGCTTAGAAAGCTCCCAAGAGAAGAGATAGAGAAAAGAGTTCGGCAAGCTATAAAGCTGGTCGGCTTGGAAGGATTCGAGAACCGCTATCCAGAGCAGCTCAGCGGGGGACAGCAACAGAGAGTTGCACTTGCAAGGGCTCTGGTAATTGAGCCAAAAGTTCTGCTTTTGGATGAGCCATTGAGCAATCTTGATGCAAAGATTAGGGAGCGTTTAAGGGGAGAGATAAAGCGCATCCAAAAAGAGCTTGGCATAACAACAATTTATGTTACTCATGATCAGGAGGAAGCGATGGCAATAAGCGACAGAATCGCAGTGATGAACGACGGCAGAATTGAACAAGTTGGGAAGCCCCTGGAGCTCTATTATCACCCAAAAACAGAGTTCGTTGCAAAGTTTTTAGGACTGTCAAATATCATTGAGCTTGAAGCCGAAAATGGGAAAGCCTGTCTCGGAAAGCTGTGCTTCAACGTTGGCAAAGACGGAAAAGTTAGGATATTCTTCAGACCTGAAAGCGTTTACATAACTGAAGGAGACTTTGCTGAAATTGTTAGCTATGAGCTCTTGCCTGGAAGGATTAGGCTGAGATTTTCCATTGAGGATAAAGAGATAATTGCCGAACGCTTTTTAGATGAACTGCCATTTAACGTTGAAAATATGCCAAAAAGAGTTGGTGTGTATGTGAAATCGTTTGCTCTCCTTTAATTTCACGGATTTTCATAACATTCAACTCTTGGCCCATCATTATTCCGCTTCATTGTTTAACATTTTCTTGTTGAAAAACTTTAAATATTTTGCCGATTTTCAACAAATTGATGCAAATCAATAGCTCAAGGTGATTCGGATGGATGCCGTTAGGGAGGTAGAGATTGGAGTGAAGAGAAACAAGAACTGGTTTGAGGAGTACTTTGACTTCGCTTACCACAACACTGACTTGAGAACGGAGATTTTAGCCGGGATAACAACCTTCATGACAATGGCATACATCCTTTTCGTTAACCCAGCGATTTTAAGCGATGCCATTGGTAAAGACGCAATTCCTTCACTGGTTACGGCAACAGCCCTTTCAGCTGGTCTGGCAACTATCCTCATGGGGCTGTATGCAAAGAAGCCATTCGCATTGGCTCCTGGAATGGGGCTCAATGCTTACTTCACCTACGGTGTTGTAAAGGGAATGGGCTACTCATGGCAAGTGGCTTTGGCTGCCGTTTTTGTAGAGGGTTTAATCTTCATTGCACTCACCCTTACAAAAGTGAGAAGCGCTATTATACACGCAATCCCGCTCTCCCAGAAATACGCAATTGGTGCTGGAATCGGTCTGTTTCTGACAATCATCGGAATGCAGGAGGCTGGTTTTGTAGTTGACAGTCCAGCTACATTGATAACTTTCGGTGCTCAGAACGTTGCAAAGCCAGAGTTCTGGTTGGCCATATTCGGCTTGTTCTTTGCAGCAATCCTCATCTCAAGAGGCATTAAGGGAGCTTTGCTAATCTCAATCCTCACAACAACGGTAATTGGAATTGTTTTGGGTATAACACCAGCTCCTGATAGGCTATTTGCGATGCCAACGCTCAGCCACACGTTCCTCCAGATGGACTTAAGAGGTCTCTTAAGTGTTGGAGCCATCGGTGTTGTCTTTGCATTCTTCATGGTGGACTTCTTCGATACACTCGGCACAATTACTGGATTGAGTGCAAAGGCTGGCTTCCTGACAAAGGAGGGAAAAGTCCCAGATGCTGAGAAGGTTTTGCTAACAGATGCAATAGGAACAACGGTTGGTGCTGTCTTGGGGACTTCAACGGTCACAACATACATTGAGAGCGCTGCAGGTATAGAGGAAGGTGGTAGAACAGGAATGACGGCATTAGTCACTGGGGCGCTGTTCTTAGTTATTGGTCTTTTCATTTCACCAATCGCTACAGTTATTCCAGCCTATGCAACTGCTCCCGCATTGATCATAGTCGGCTACTACATGCTGAGCGCCATCAGAGGAGTTGACTTCAGCGATCCAACAGAAGCTATTCCAGCATTCTTAGTTCTCGTTACAATACCCTTCACGTATTCAATAGCAGATGGAATAGGCATGGGGTTCATAAGCTATGCAGTTGTAAAAACATTAAGCGGAAGGTACAAAGAAGTGCACCCACTGCTGTACATCTTAGCCGGCATATTCGTCTTATACTTCCTCTACCTTGGAGGAGTCTTTTGATTTCTTTTCCTCCTTTTCTATATGCTCCTTTATGAACTGCTTGATTACATAAGGGCACTGCTCCTGAATGTACTTCGCAAATTCTCTGATTCTCTCTGCTGTAATCTCGTGGACATAGTGCTCGAATTGGCAAGCATCTTCTTCAGCTATCTCTGGAGGAATACCCAAGATATTTATGAAAAACTCCGTTAACAGCAGGTGCTTAGAATAAGTCTTTTCTGCAATCTCTCTTCCTTTTTCAGTTAGCAAAATCCTATCATACTTCTCATACTCAACTAAACCTTTCTCGCTGAGCTTCTTAAGGGCATCGACAACGCTTGGAGGCCTTACCCTAAGCTTTTTGGCAATATCCTTAATCCTAATTATACCTTTTCTCTTATATAAGAGGTACATCGCTTCAAGATATTCTTCTTCTCTTTTGCTGATTTCCATTCAACCCACCCAAATTAGATTTACCTAAAGAATTTAAGTGCTTTTTGGTAACGCAGATATTAAAAACTCCAAAGCAAAACTCCAAATGGTGGTGTGTATGAAAGTTTATGAGCCGCTGATGCTGGCAATGCCGTTAGCAAAATGGATGAGTGAGTTTATCATCGAAAACAAAAAGCTCCCCACAGGAGACG
This genomic window contains:
- a CDS encoding metal-dependent transcriptional regulator produces the protein MEISKREEEYLEAMYLLYKRKGIIRIKDIAKKLRVRPPSVVDALKKLSEKGLVEYEKYDRILLTEKGREIAEKTYSKHLLLTEFFINILGIPPEIAEEDACQFEHYVHEITAERIREFAKYIQEQCPYVIKQFIKEHIEKEEKKSKDSSKVEEV